From one Candidatus Methylomirabilis lanthanidiphila genomic stretch:
- a CDS encoding methanol dehydrogenase: protein MSLKRSTSLIGGLLILAGSLVVTAPMASANEELVKLQKDDGQWAQQGKNYAATRYSSLSQITPDNVKNLKVAWSFSLGTLNGQEGGPLVVGNTMYVHSSYSTGNSHNIFALDLAKEGAPIKWKYVAKHDPKAVPVACCDLVHRGLNYADGKILYQTLDGIVIALDAKTGKEIWKTRNADPSKGETNTGAGMVIHDKYIVGVAGGEFGVRGWVAAYAIKDGKLIWKARSTGPDDELLLASDFNAANPHHGRFGEGTKSWPGEQWKVGGGTTWGWYSYDPELNLLYYSTGNPGTWNPAPRKGGDNKWSMTIWARNPDTGAAKWAYQMTPWDNWDYDGINESVLTDQTIGGKKVKALTHFDRNGFVYTLDRTNGTLLKADAFVYVNWAKGVDLKTGRPIVNTDKLTKQGEDTKNICPCAMGGKNQVPVAYAPGTNLFYAAVNNMCMNYEGQLVQYTAGAPYVGASVLMFNGHEGKDNWWGEVIAWDVVTGKRKWEIKEQQPPWSGPVVTASNVVFYGTMDGWFKAVSAIDGKLLWKHKVGSGIIGNPITYKGPDGKQYVAVYSGIGGWFGATVSLDLPPDDPTAALGGVNAAYLSGLPMASSKGGTLYVFGL from the coding sequence ATGAGCCTGAAACGAAGCACGTCGCTGATCGGGGGTCTGCTGATCCTGGCTGGAAGCCTTGTCGTAACGGCGCCTATGGCCTCGGCCAACGAAGAGTTGGTAAAGCTGCAGAAAGACGATGGCCAATGGGCGCAGCAGGGTAAGAACTATGCAGCGACCCGCTACAGCAGTCTGAGCCAGATTACGCCCGATAACGTCAAAAACCTGAAGGTCGCCTGGTCGTTTTCGCTGGGGACATTGAACGGTCAAGAGGGAGGCCCGCTGGTTGTGGGCAACACCATGTATGTCCACAGCTCCTATTCTACGGGTAATTCGCACAACATCTTCGCGCTTGATCTGGCCAAGGAAGGGGCCCCAATCAAGTGGAAGTACGTTGCCAAACACGATCCGAAGGCGGTTCCCGTAGCCTGCTGCGACCTCGTGCATCGGGGTCTGAATTATGCAGACGGTAAGATCCTGTACCAGACGTTGGATGGCATCGTCATTGCCCTTGATGCCAAAACCGGCAAGGAGATCTGGAAGACCCGGAACGCCGACCCCTCTAAGGGTGAGACCAATACCGGCGCCGGCATGGTGATTCACGATAAATATATCGTGGGTGTTGCCGGAGGTGAATTCGGGGTCCGCGGTTGGGTGGCGGCCTACGCCATTAAAGACGGCAAGCTGATCTGGAAGGCTCGCAGCACGGGGCCCGATGACGAACTGCTGCTTGCATCCGACTTCAACGCCGCCAACCCGCATCACGGACGATTCGGCGAGGGGACCAAGAGCTGGCCGGGCGAGCAGTGGAAAGTGGGCGGCGGCACCACCTGGGGTTGGTATTCGTATGATCCTGAGTTGAATCTTCTGTATTACAGCACCGGCAACCCCGGAACCTGGAACCCTGCTCCTCGCAAGGGCGGCGACAACAAGTGGTCCATGACCATCTGGGCTCGCAATCCGGATACCGGGGCAGCCAAGTGGGCCTACCAGATGACCCCGTGGGACAACTGGGACTACGATGGGATCAATGAGTCTGTCCTGACCGATCAGACGATCGGCGGCAAGAAGGTCAAGGCGCTCACCCACTTCGACAGGAACGGTTTTGTCTACACCCTTGACCGTACCAACGGCACGCTCCTCAAGGCCGATGCGTTCGTCTATGTCAACTGGGCCAAGGGAGTCGATCTGAAGACCGGACGGCCGATCGTCAATACCGACAAGCTGACCAAGCAGGGTGAAGATACCAAGAATATCTGCCCATGCGCGATGGGTGGGAAGAACCAGGTACCTGTGGCCTACGCTCCGGGGACGAACCTCTTTTATGCGGCCGTCAACAATATGTGCATGAACTACGAGGGCCAGTTGGTTCAGTACACGGCTGGGGCGCCGTATGTGGGTGCCAGCGTCCTGATGTTCAACGGTCACGAGGGCAAAGACAACTGGTGGGGTGAAGTCATTGCCTGGGATGTGGTAACAGGAAAAAGGAAGTGGGAGATCAAAGAGCAGCAACCCCCATGGAGCGGGCCTGTCGTGACCGCGTCCAATGTGGTCTTCTACGGCACGATGGACGGCTGGTTTAAGGCGGTCAGCGCCATTGATGGGAAGCTGTTGTGGAAGCACAAAGTCGGCTCCGGGATCATCGGCAATCCGATCACCTACAAGGGGCCTGACGGCAAGCAGTATGTTGCTGTCTACTCCGGGATCGGCGGATGGTTTGGCGCCACCGTATCGCTCGACCTGCCGCCGGACGATCCGACGGCTGCGTTGGGCGGGGTGAATGCCGCCTATCTGTCCGGTCTGCCGATGGCGTCGAGCAAGGGCGGGACGCTGTACGTTTTTGGCTTGTAA
- a CDS encoding MORN repeat variant — protein MIVVLFFVVSLLNLFVSPAWGAKPVSKPFYDENGQIIREEVDSAGSGRIDTWVTYQDGLPILQAVDTNKDGKPDAWYHLLPDRQVKSAEKDSDGDGKPDIWITYAQGIPIKADQDLNADGRADRFIFYEKGKAVRAEESLKRDGKVTLRSFYDAAGVLVQDEEDRKGVGRPTLFSYYQEGKLSRREEDTKGSGRIDRWSYYDKSERLIRREADRGGSGRPDVWAYYENGQIIRQEEDALGQGRPNVAYFFQAGVLFRREEDTQGAGRLDVIEWYENGKPVKRQQDTRRQGKMDVVTYFREGALQRQEVDTKYEGRYDLMRFFEKERLAREEYDTNGDGRSDVWVAYNEKGEKVLQEEDTDYIGRAQVRFRFAGGKVVGKELVRDERPNGPPRLLMPKIP, from the coding sequence ATGATTGTAGTCCTTTTTTTCGTCGTCTCTTTACTCAACCTATTCGTTTCTCCCGCATGGGGGGCTAAGCCGGTCAGTAAGCCTTTCTATGACGAAAACGGACAGATTATTCGTGAAGAGGTGGACAGCGCCGGGTCCGGTCGAATCGATACCTGGGTGACCTATCAGGATGGCCTCCCGATTCTTCAGGCGGTGGACACGAATAAGGACGGCAAACCGGATGCCTGGTATCACTTGTTGCCGGATCGTCAGGTAAAGAGCGCGGAAAAAGATAGCGACGGCGACGGGAAGCCCGATATCTGGATTACGTACGCCCAGGGAATTCCGATCAAGGCAGACCAGGATCTGAACGCTGATGGGCGGGCTGATCGGTTCATCTTCTACGAAAAGGGGAAGGCGGTCCGGGCCGAGGAATCATTGAAACGTGATGGAAAGGTCACCCTCAGGTCATTTTATGACGCTGCCGGCGTACTCGTCCAGGATGAGGAAGATCGAAAGGGGGTCGGTCGGCCCACGCTCTTCTCCTATTATCAGGAGGGGAAGCTCTCAAGGCGTGAGGAGGATACAAAAGGATCGGGACGGATCGACCGCTGGTCGTATTACGATAAGAGCGAACGTCTGATCCGGCGTGAGGCCGATCGGGGCGGATCCGGACGGCCTGACGTCTGGGCCTATTATGAGAACGGACAGATCATCAGGCAAGAGGAGGATGCGTTGGGTCAGGGGCGGCCGAACGTTGCCTACTTCTTTCAGGCGGGTGTCCTGTTCCGACGAGAAGAGGATACGCAAGGCGCCGGCCGACTGGATGTGATAGAGTGGTACGAAAACGGTAAGCCGGTAAAGCGGCAGCAGGATACCAGACGGCAGGGGAAGATGGATGTCGTGACCTACTTTCGGGAGGGCGCTCTTCAACGGCAAGAGGTTGACACCAAATACGAGGGGCGGTACGACCTGATGCGCTTCTTTGAGAAAGAGCGCCTCGCCAGGGAAGAGTACGATACGAACGGGGATGGCCGGTCGGATGTCTGGGTTGCCTACAATGAGAAGGGCGAAAAAGTATTGCAGGAAGAGGATACCGACTATATTGGTCGAGCCCAAGTCCGCTTTCGCTTTGCAGGAGGGAAGGTTGTGGGTAAAGAGCTGGTACGCGACGAGCGACCGAACGGTCCGCCGCGCCTGCTGATGCCCAAGATTCCGTAA
- a CDS encoding energy transducer TonB: protein MTLLVGSQTGPRSLGRFLLSSTGFHVILAWVIISFGLPKIPSVPKPLVVNIIESDGSESPAASGRLDRTHRKQPATPSGNSKALARPRVSPPSSAIAASSPAHAEPVAPDEQVAEPKAVGMAAGGSHVTSVGATTALALGSASGGPVVLSSDGDGEVGSGVAGRGGAGRLDTTLIAPSTPSVTIGSAYGAGAGGIGWSGNGGAVGRSSAPNYGINPLPKYPLLAREKGYEGTVYLRVLVRPDGRVERLAVDRSSGYEILDRAAVDSVREWAFFPAKKGGKPVESWVLLPVKFALN, encoded by the coding sequence ATGACGTTATTGGTTGGTTCGCAGACTGGGCCGCGTTCGCTGGGCCGGTTTCTCCTGAGCTCTACCGGTTTTCACGTGATCTTGGCTTGGGTGATTATCAGCTTTGGACTTCCCAAGATTCCATCGGTTCCGAAGCCCCTTGTTGTCAATATTATTGAGAGTGACGGTAGTGAGTCGCCTGCCGCGTCGGGGCGACTTGACCGCACGCATCGCAAACAGCCGGCGACCCCGTCGGGCAATTCGAAAGCGTTAGCCCGACCGCGTGTTTCGCCGCCTTCTTCAGCGATTGCGGCATCTTCACCTGCCCACGCGGAACCCGTCGCCCCTGATGAGCAGGTTGCCGAGCCGAAGGCCGTTGGTATGGCTGCCGGTGGATCGCACGTAACGAGTGTTGGCGCCACGACGGCTTTGGCATTAGGCAGCGCATCGGGGGGACCGGTTGTGCTCAGTTCTGACGGAGATGGCGAAGTCGGCTCCGGTGTAGCCGGTCGGGGTGGAGCAGGCCGACTTGATACGACGTTGATCGCACCGTCGACACCGTCGGTGACTATCGGTTCTGCTTATGGCGCGGGGGCCGGAGGAATCGGCTGGTCCGGCAATGGGGGCGCCGTGGGGCGGTCCTCGGCACCGAACTACGGCATCAATCCGCTACCCAAATATCCTCTCTTAGCGCGGGAGAAGGGATACGAAGGAACGGTCTACCTGCGGGTCTTGGTTCGGCCGGATGGTCGTGTAGAGAGGCTTGCCGTCGATCGATCCTCTGGGTACGAGATCCTGGACCGGGCGGCGGTAGACTCGGTCAGAGAGTGGGCGTTTTTTCCTGCCAAAAAGGGCGGGAAGCCGGTGGAGAGCTGGGTGCTGCTTCCGGTGAAGTTTGCGCTCAACTGA
- a CDS encoding TonB-dependent siderophore receptor, whose translation MTGGRVRAVAVLAGLVMGYWAGSAQAQESGTAQEVVPLPEIVVTAPARLPEAPVALTEIPASVQVITGKEIAQSGAVTLQDFMQHLPGVHLNDEQGNSFQPDLSFRGFTGSSVTGIPQGISVFVDGVRINEPAVEEINFDLLPLDHVERIELIRGPTAVFGRNALAGSVNIITRRGGIEREIVPEMSGGSFGRRKGGGYISGTAGLVDYYFAGSQFDEDGWRDQTDSRLSQAFGKLGFRHGGTDITLSYQFQNNRILQAGTLPESILKVDRTQNFTGGDFFNPDLHMGTLNVHQRLGGGFSLALNGFARSLETEQYNVSLISENSRLFNDTLSSGGAAQLTHEGRFWGRKNTLTLGVEGAHHDVDIRVFEEQNDRSRQQCRDEAFAAGLDPDEECPEKALDSVLSDKQDTVGAFIQDTAELGRGLLLTGDSLFVTGALRLDYVRHRITDSSPEEPGKASGRASYSRVLPRAGINYNLSDHYGVYFSYSQGYRVPAFLELTCADPDSPCVGLQAGVAPDTGFSKLSPVRTHNYEVGVRARPFPWLEGNLALYRSDVRDDIFSVSDPAELTVFFQNVGNTRRQGIEFGLRGLFRNVLEPYVNYTLTRATFRDSIQLASPRTPGVLQQVDAGDVIPSTPNHRVNAGLRYHLYKWLTLSLDLTYVGDQFLRGDEANTQAKLDDYVVLNAGLDLRWRRFAGFVKLNNLTNNRYETFGTFAPNAKIAGEPIERFLNPAPPINVLAGMSYSF comes from the coding sequence ATGACCGGAGGTCGAGTGCGGGCAGTTGCAGTGCTTGCCGGGTTGGTGATGGGTTATTGGGCCGGCAGCGCACAGGCGCAGGAATCCGGAACCGCACAGGAGGTCGTCCCGCTTCCTGAAATTGTCGTGACAGCGCCGGCCCGCCTGCCCGAGGCGCCGGTGGCGCTGACTGAGATACCTGCCAGCGTCCAGGTGATTACGGGCAAGGAGATTGCGCAGTCCGGGGCGGTGACCCTTCAGGACTTCATGCAACACCTCCCCGGAGTCCATCTGAATGACGAGCAGGGTAACTCTTTTCAGCCCGATCTTTCCTTCCGAGGGTTCACCGGAAGTTCGGTGACCGGCATCCCTCAGGGGATCAGCGTCTTCGTCGATGGCGTCCGGATAAACGAACCGGCCGTCGAAGAGATCAATTTTGACCTCTTGCCTTTGGACCACGTGGAACGGATCGAGTTGATCCGTGGTCCGACGGCGGTGTTCGGCAGAAATGCGCTGGCCGGTTCGGTAAACATCATTACCCGGCGAGGCGGCATAGAACGGGAGATCGTACCGGAGATGTCGGGCGGCAGCTTCGGTCGCCGGAAAGGCGGAGGCTACATCAGCGGGACCGCAGGACTCGTTGATTACTACTTCGCCGGAAGCCAGTTCGATGAAGACGGCTGGCGGGATCAAACCGACAGCCGCCTGTCTCAGGCCTTCGGAAAGCTGGGGTTCCGTCATGGCGGTACCGACATCACCCTCTCCTATCAGTTTCAGAACAACCGGATCCTGCAGGCCGGGACACTACCCGAAAGCATCCTGAAGGTCGATCGTACGCAGAACTTCACCGGAGGGGATTTCTTTAATCCCGATCTGCATATGGGGACGCTGAATGTCCACCAGCGGCTCGGCGGCGGCTTCTCCCTGGCCCTCAACGGCTTTGCCAGAAGCCTTGAAACCGAACAGTACAATGTCAGCCTGATCAGCGAGAACAGCCGCCTGTTTAACGATACCCTCTCAAGCGGCGGGGCGGCGCAACTGACGCACGAGGGCCGATTCTGGGGGCGTAAGAATACCCTCACCCTCGGGGTGGAGGGCGCGCATCACGACGTGGACATCCGGGTCTTCGAAGAGCAGAACGACCGGTCCCGCCAACAGTGCCGTGACGAGGCGTTTGCCGCCGGGCTGGATCCCGATGAAGAGTGCCCTGAGAAGGCGCTGGACTCCGTCCTCTCCGATAAGCAGGATACCGTCGGGGCCTTCATCCAGGATACCGCCGAGCTGGGGCGCGGGCTGTTGCTGACGGGCGACAGCCTGTTCGTGACCGGGGCGCTTCGCCTCGATTACGTCCGGCACCGTATCACCGACTCGAGTCCAGAAGAGCCGGGCAAGGCGTCGGGAAGGGCCTCGTACAGCCGTGTCCTCCCGCGGGCCGGCATCAACTACAACCTCTCGGATCACTACGGGGTCTATTTCTCGTATTCGCAAGGCTATCGTGTTCCGGCCTTTCTGGAGCTGACCTGCGCCGATCCCGACTCCCCGTGCGTCGGGCTGCAGGCCGGCGTGGCGCCGGATACCGGGTTTTCCAAGCTGAGTCCCGTCAGAACCCATAACTACGAAGTCGGCGTCCGGGCGCGCCCCTTTCCCTGGCTCGAGGGGAACCTGGCGCTCTACCGCTCCGACGTCAGAGACGACATCTTTTCAGTCTCCGACCCGGCTGAGCTGACGGTCTTTTTCCAAAACGTGGGGAATACCAGACGGCAGGGGATCGAATTCGGCCTGCGCGGGCTCTTCCGAAACGTCCTCGAGCCATACGTGAACTATACACTGACCCGGGCGACATTTCGGGATAGCATCCAGCTCGCCTCACCCCGGACGCCCGGCGTGTTGCAACAGGTAGACGCAGGTGATGTGATCCCATCGACCCCGAACCATCGGGTCAACGCCGGTCTGCGGTACCATCTGTACAAATGGCTCACCCTCTCCCTCGACCTGACCTATGTCGGCGATCAGTTCCTCCGCGGCGACGAGGCCAATACCCAGGCAAAGCTCGACGACTATGTGGTCTTGAACGCCGGCCTCGATCTGCGCTGGCGGCGCTTCGCGGGATTCGTGAAGCTTAACAATCTGACTAACAACCGCTACGAGACGTTCGGGACCTTCGCGCCCAACGCGAAGATCGCCGGCGAGCCGATCGAACGCTTCCTGAACCCCGCCCCTCCCATTAATGTGTTGGCTGGTATGAGCTACAGTTTCTGA
- a CDS encoding TonB-dependent siderophore receptor — protein sequence MRGTLALAVGLVGGLIIGYSADTAWAQEPEAPQEASPLEAFELPAVEVIEHTPLPALGIPIEKYPGNVQEMAAEEVESQNPHDLSNMLYRNLGSVNINAAQNNPWQSDVTYRGFLASPLTGSPIGLSVYMDGMRFNDGFGETVNWDLIPQSAIAEIDLIPGSNPVFGLNTLGGALNIRTKRGFDFQGTEIEASGGSFGRWAVEAEHGVARGPFDLYLTFNALDEHGWREHSPSDLRQLFSRIGYKTDRTDLNLNYIWADNDLIGNGFVPTSTLKRDRDAVHTFPDLTENRMHLLNLRGSRRITDTLLLSGNGFYRYYKRKTLNGDAEVGCMDDATGEEVFDAGGRPLHLGLCAGLAVGFFDEDGNPLTGALEREAEGEDRTTRTRTDDFGGTLQLSHSGAIMGRTNRLTVGFAFDRHESHFSQREAESELVPDGNSVGTEREEPFETEVNVGTRQDNAGVYITNTVDITERLALTLSGRYQHVDIRLRDRSGENDDLNGHHTFERFSPAVGLTFQALKNATLFFSYSEGFRAPTPAELTCADENDPCNLPNAFVADPPLNKVVARTYEFGTRGSLPIGNGLRWNAGFFRTDLSNDILFTVVETGGAGFFRNVDATRRQGVEVGLQGRWQRLRYFGSYAYVDATYQSDVTLASVTESDGVRVKDGDQIPGIPTHNAKVGAEYALLDNLWIGGNVIAVSGNYLRGDDGNNQSKTDAYAILNLHARYVPIKNLEIWTRIDNVTDTHYETAGALNFNAFSSPIAVERFVAPGSPVAGWVGVKLRF from the coding sequence ATGCGGGGAACTCTAGCGCTGGCAGTCGGATTGGTGGGCGGGTTGATCATCGGGTATTCGGCTGACACGGCGTGGGCGCAAGAACCCGAAGCTCCGCAGGAGGCGAGCCCCCTCGAGGCCTTTGAGCTCCCGGCGGTAGAGGTGATCGAACATACCCCTCTGCCGGCTCTCGGCATTCCCATCGAGAAATACCCGGGGAACGTTCAGGAGATGGCGGCTGAAGAGGTCGAGAGTCAGAACCCCCACGATCTCTCGAATATGCTCTACCGGAATCTCGGCTCGGTCAATATCAACGCCGCTCAGAACAACCCCTGGCAGAGTGATGTGACCTACCGCGGTTTTCTCGCCTCGCCCCTGACCGGCAGCCCCATCGGTCTGTCCGTGTATATGGACGGTATGCGCTTCAACGACGGATTCGGGGAAACCGTCAACTGGGACCTCATTCCCCAGTCCGCTATCGCGGAAATCGATCTGATTCCCGGTTCCAATCCGGTCTTCGGTTTGAATACCCTCGGTGGCGCCCTCAACATCCGCACCAAGCGCGGATTCGATTTTCAGGGTACGGAAATCGAAGCGTCCGGAGGATCTTTCGGACGCTGGGCGGTGGAGGCAGAACACGGCGTTGCGCGCGGTCCGTTCGACTTGTATCTGACATTCAACGCACTGGACGAACACGGCTGGCGCGAGCACTCGCCGAGTGACTTGCGGCAGTTATTCAGTAGAATCGGGTATAAGACGGACCGCACCGACCTCAACCTCAACTATATCTGGGCCGACAACGATCTCATCGGCAACGGCTTCGTGCCGACGAGTACGCTCAAGCGAGATCGCGATGCCGTCCATACCTTCCCCGATCTGACCGAAAATCGTATGCACCTGCTCAACCTGCGCGGCAGTCGCCGGATCACGGATACCCTGCTGCTCTCGGGGAACGGGTTCTATCGCTATTACAAGCGCAAGACCCTGAATGGGGATGCCGAGGTCGGCTGTATGGACGACGCGACCGGCGAGGAAGTCTTCGACGCCGGCGGCCGGCCGCTGCACCTGGGGCTGTGCGCCGGCTTAGCCGTCGGATTCTTTGATGAGGACGGCAATCCGCTGACCGGAGCGCTGGAACGCGAAGCCGAGGGTGAGGACCGGACGACGAGAACCCGCACCGATGACTTCGGCGGAACGCTCCAACTCTCGCATAGCGGCGCCATCATGGGCCGCACCAACCGGCTGACTGTCGGATTTGCCTTCGATCGACACGAAAGCCATTTCAGCCAGCGCGAGGCCGAATCGGAACTGGTGCCGGACGGCAACAGCGTGGGCACAGAACGCGAGGAACCCTTTGAGACGGAGGTGAACGTCGGCACCCGGCAGGATAATGCCGGTGTCTACATTACCAATACCGTCGACATCACCGAGCGACTGGCGCTGACGCTGTCGGGGCGATATCAACATGTGGACATTCGCCTACGCGACCGGTCGGGCGAGAACGACGATCTCAACGGCCACCATACATTCGAGCGCTTCAGTCCCGCCGTTGGACTGACGTTTCAAGCGCTGAAAAACGCCACGCTGTTCTTTTCCTACAGCGAGGGCTTTCGCGCCCCCACTCCGGCGGAACTGACCTGCGCCGATGAGAATGACCCGTGCAATCTGCCGAATGCGTTTGTCGCCGATCCGCCGCTCAACAAGGTCGTCGCCCGCACGTACGAGTTCGGCACGCGCGGCAGTCTGCCGATCGGAAATGGGTTGCGGTGGAACGCCGGCTTCTTCCGCACCGACTTGAGCAACGACATCCTGTTCACCGTCGTTGAAACCGGCGGGGCCGGCTTTTTCCGGAACGTTGACGCGACACGCCGCCAGGGCGTCGAGGTCGGCCTGCAGGGCAGGTGGCAGCGGCTGAGGTACTTTGGGAGCTACGCCTACGTTGATGCCACCTACCAGAGCGACGTGACGCTCGCGAGCGTCACGGAATCAGACGGCGTGAGGGTCAAGGACGGCGATCAGATTCCCGGCATTCCCACGCACAATGCCAAGGTTGGCGCAGAGTACGCCCTGCTGGACAATCTCTGGATCGGCGGCAACGTGATCGCCGTGTCCGGCAACTATCTCCGCGGCGACGACGGCAACAACCAAAGCAAGACGGATGCCTACGCGATACTGAATCTTCATGCCCGCTACGTGCCGATCAAGAACCTGGAGATCTGGACGCGCATCGACAACGTCACCGATACCCACTACGAGACGGCGGGCGCGCTCAATTTTAACGCCTTCAGCAGCCCCATCGCCGTTGAGCGATTCGTCGCCCCAGGATCGCCCGTAGCCGGCTGGGTCGGTGTCAAGTTGCGCTTTTGA
- a CDS encoding response regulator in two-component reguatory system, sigma54 dependent transcriptional regulator: protein MAKILVIDDEVVFARSVAHALNRNGHECWSLPSAEDGIASLDANRPDIILLDVKLAGMGGLEALQKLTSLDPDLIVIIVTAYSSVQSAVAAMKAGAYDYIQKPVDHDELGFVIEKALETHRLRERLAYFQRKEIQQAAHGEIIGASPGITQVIGLIERIAHLEPGSAGELPTVLVLGETGTGKDLVARAIHRCGSLAGQPFVEIDCTSIPKELAEAELFGYEKGAFTGATTTKPGLIEAADGGTLFLDEIGELGLELQAKLLKAIERRQVRRVGSLRERKVNVRIIAATNRNLEAAVKAGAFRPDLYYRLKVLTVELPPLRERGEDVVLLANHFLRQLTHKYSLPTRRFTEASIQALKTYRWPGNVRELVHLVERALLVCDGDEIGPAALGLDMPTPGGESRRRTPPADADGPLPIRLPEQGVDLEEVERQLIRQALDLTDGNVTEAARKLNIGREALRYRIQKHGITRPES from the coding sequence ATGGCCAAAATACTGGTCATTGATGACGAGGTGGTGTTCGCCCGCTCGGTGGCCCACGCCTTGAACAGGAACGGCCACGAATGCTGGAGCCTGCCGAGCGCGGAGGATGGGATCGCCTCACTCGACGCGAATCGGCCCGATATCATCCTGCTCGATGTCAAGCTGGCCGGGATGGGCGGATTGGAGGCGCTGCAGAAGCTCACCTCCCTTGACCCCGATCTGATCGTCATCATCGTGACCGCCTACAGCAGCGTGCAGAGCGCCGTCGCCGCCATGAAGGCGGGGGCATACGATTACATCCAGAAGCCGGTCGATCATGACGAACTCGGTTTCGTGATCGAAAAGGCGCTGGAGACCCATCGCCTGCGGGAACGCCTCGCGTATTTCCAGCGCAAAGAGATCCAGCAGGCGGCCCATGGCGAGATCATCGGCGCCTCTCCCGGGATCACGCAGGTCATCGGGTTGATCGAGCGGATCGCCCATCTTGAACCGGGGTCCGCGGGCGAACTGCCGACGGTGCTGGTGTTGGGTGAGACCGGCACCGGGAAGGATCTTGTGGCGCGGGCGATCCATCGTTGCGGCAGCCTTGCCGGACAGCCGTTCGTGGAGATCGACTGCACGTCGATTCCGAAAGAGCTGGCCGAAGCGGAACTGTTCGGGTACGAGAAGGGCGCGTTTACCGGCGCGACGACCACAAAGCCGGGCCTGATCGAGGCGGCAGATGGGGGGACCCTCTTTCTGGACGAGATCGGCGAGCTGGGCCTGGAGCTTCAGGCGAAACTGCTGAAGGCGATCGAGCGACGGCAGGTTCGTCGGGTGGGAAGCCTTCGGGAGCGAAAAGTGAATGTCCGCATTATTGCGGCCACCAACCGCAACCTCGAAGCGGCTGTGAAGGCCGGCGCCTTTCGCCCAGACCTCTACTATCGTCTGAAGGTTCTGACCGTGGAACTGCCGCCGCTGCGGGAGCGCGGCGAGGATGTAGTCCTGCTGGCGAACCATTTCCTCAGGCAACTGACGCACAAGTATTCGCTTCCCACAAGACGGTTCACCGAGGCCTCCATCCAGGCCCTCAAAACCTACCGCTGGCCGGGTAACGTTCGAGAGCTTGTCCATCTGGTCGAGCGGGCGCTGTTGGTGTGCGACGGGGACGAGATCGGTCCGGCGGCGCTTGGTCTGGACATGCCGACCCCAGGGGGTGAGAGCCGAAGACGAACTCCCCCCGCAGATGCCGATGGGCCGTTGCCTATCCGGTTGCCTGAGCAGGGCGTCGATCTGGAAGAGGTCGAGCGACAACTGATCAGACAGGCGCTGGATCTGACGGACGGCAATGTCACCGAGGCCGCCAGGAAACTGAACATCGGCCGGGAGGCCCTCCGCTATCGCATCCAAAAGCACGGCATCACCCGCCCTGAATCGTGA